The proteins below come from a single Gossypium raimondii isolate GPD5lz chromosome 2, ASM2569854v1, whole genome shotgun sequence genomic window:
- the LOC105789248 gene encoding protein arginine N-methyltransferase 1.6 isoform X2, with protein sequence MMAARAMGLNGTVTACESYLPMAKLMRKVLHRNRMGKAISLFNKRSDELEVGVDIPSRADVLVSEILDSELLGEGLIPTLQHAYDKLLVENPLTVPFRAVTYGQLVESTYLWKLHDLSGIEAKVSDGIHLVPTGSDSIIQVKSRQYPMHCDAIREEIKLLSEPFEIFEFDFWKRPESNGETKVQVKVIDDGNIHAIVSWWVLQLDREGTVFYSTAPRWINSPANIGYRDWCDHWKQCVWFFRGKGMSVSQGEELLLEASHTETSVSYNLNVQVPKNDTRQHDHNIRDFQLLLSPERIAIYGDSKWRSSVLAAVRNALQGRVNPLCVVVDDSIFLTLLAANLSKTSHVLSLFPGLREKGAQYLETVVKANCFSMDRVEVPEKRKPCLTLHDTRGKKVDMLIGEPYYYANEGMLPWKNLRFWKDRTLLDPVLSEDALIMPCKGILKACAMSLPDLWSSRCCLGDVEGFDHSIVNTTLGACGELPAPKEGPFLPFSIWQCGEIKELSEIFTILEFDFSKPISSCHGTAQVKFTEGGVCHGFVLWVDWIMDTDNSIVISTGPEHRYWKQGVKLLSKPVAVGINGCNSNSEYGSTIVEALFEPSSSELILKHAFL encoded by the exons ATGATGGCTGCGCGAGCAATGGGATTAAATGGGACTGTAACAGCatgcgaatcttatcttccaaTGGCGAAGCTGATGAGGAAAGTTTTACATCGAAACAGAATGGGGAAAGCCATCAGTCTTTTTAATAAACGTTCCGATGAACTCGAAGTCGGTGTTGATATTCCTTCTCGTGCCGATGTCCTC GTTAGTGAGATTTTGGACTCGGAGTTATTGGGGGAAGGGCTAATTCCGACTCTACAACATGCATACGATAAGCTCTTGGTGGAAAACCCGCTAACGGTGCCGTTCCGAGCTGTTACTTATGGCCAG CTGGTTGAAAGTACATACTTGTGGAAGCTACACGATTTATCCGGTATTGAAGCAAAAGTATCGGATGGTATTCATCTTGTTCCTACAGGCTCAGATAGTATTATACAAGTCAAATCACGACAGTATCCGATGCATTGTGATGCTATCAGGGAAGAAATAAAACTG CTCTCAGAACcctttgaaatatttgaatttgacttCTGGAAACGACCAGAAAGCAATGGAGAGACCAAGGTGCAGGTCAAGGTGATTGATGACGGTAACATTCATGCCATAGTTTCATG GTGGGTTCTTCAACTTGATCGTGAAGGAACAGTCTTTTATTCTACTGCCCCTAGATGGATAAATTCACCTGCTAATATAG GATATCGGGATTGGTGTGACCATTGGAAGCAGTGTGTTTGGTTCTTTCGAGGGAAAGGTATGTCTGTGTCCCAGGGAGAAGAGCTTCTTTTGGAAGCTAGTCATACAGAGACTAGTGTTTCATATAATCTCAATGTCCAAGTCCCTAAAAATGATACAAGGCAGCATGATCACAACATTCGGGATTTTCAGCTGTTATTGTCTCCGGAAAGAATTGCAATCTACGGAGACAGTAAATGGCGATCATCTGTGTTGGCAGCAGTGAGAAATGCC TTGCAGGGAAGAGTTAACCCGTTATGTGTTGTTGTTGATGATAGCATTTTCTTAACACTTCTCGCTGCAAATCTTTCAAAAACGTCTCATGTACTATCATTGTTTCCGGGGTTGAGAGAAAAAGGAGCCCAATATTTGGAAACTGTTGTTAAGGCAAACTGTTTCTCTATGGACCGTGTAGAAGTACCTGAAAAAAGGAAACCTTGTTTGACCTTGCACGATACTCGTGGGAAAAAG GTTGATATGTTGATTGGAGAACCGTATTATTATGCAAATGAAGGGATGCTTCCATGGAAGAACCTGCGGTTTTG GAAGGACCGTACCTTGCTCGACCCTGTCCTTTCAGAAGATGCGTTGATAATGCCTTGTAAAGGAATCCTAAAGGCTTGTGCTATGTCTCTCCCT GATCTTTGGAGCAGTCGCTGTTGCTTAGGTGATGTCGAAGGCTTTGACCACTCTATAGTAAACACCACCTTAGGTGCATGCGGTGAATTACCAGCACCGAAAGAGGGTCCCTTTCTTCCTTTCTCAATATGGCAATGTGGTGAAATTAAG GAGCTAAGTGAGATATTTACCATCTTAGAATTCGATTTCTCGAAACCTATAAGTTCATGTCACGGAACAGCACAG GTTAAATTCACTGAAGGTGGTGTATGCCATGGATTTGTTCTATGGGTGGATTGGATTATGGATACAGATAATTCTATTGTAATATCAACTGGACCAG AGCATAGATATTGGAAGCAAGGGGTTAAGCTTTTGAGCAAGCCAGTTGCAGTTGGGATTAATGGATGTAATAGCAATAGTGAATATGGTTCAACCATAGTGGAAGCCTTATTCGAGCCATCGAGTAGTGAACTCATCCTTAAGCATGCTTTTCTGTGA
- the LOC105789248 gene encoding protein arginine N-methyltransferase 1.6 isoform X1, whose amino-acid sequence MNSLISKTLIPPISLSSSTRLTLTPNSLRHFKLHLPRLMSSDSSHRLFQLKLDPLTGNSEWVVIEDNDDLPDCPKEPLLATTSYLDMLNDSCRNKAFRSAIERTVTKPCHVLDIGAGTGLLSMMAARAMGLNGTVTACESYLPMAKLMRKVLHRNRMGKAISLFNKRSDELEVGVDIPSRADVLVSEILDSELLGEGLIPTLQHAYDKLLVENPLTVPFRAVTYGQLVESTYLWKLHDLSGIEAKVSDGIHLVPTGSDSIIQVKSRQYPMHCDAIREEIKLLSEPFEIFEFDFWKRPESNGETKVQVKVIDDGNIHAIVSWWVLQLDREGTVFYSTAPRWINSPANIGYRDWCDHWKQCVWFFRGKGMSVSQGEELLLEASHTETSVSYNLNVQVPKNDTRQHDHNIRDFQLLLSPERIAIYGDSKWRSSVLAAVRNALQGRVNPLCVVVDDSIFLTLLAANLSKTSHVLSLFPGLREKGAQYLETVVKANCFSMDRVEVPEKRKPCLTLHDTRGKKVDMLIGEPYYYANEGMLPWKNLRFWKDRTLLDPVLSEDALIMPCKGILKACAMSLPDLWSSRCCLGDVEGFDHSIVNTTLGACGELPAPKEGPFLPFSIWQCGEIKELSEIFTILEFDFSKPISSCHGTAQVKFTEGGVCHGFVLWVDWIMDTDNSIVISTGPEHRYWKQGVKLLSKPVAVGINGCNSNSEYGSTIVEALFEPSSSELILKHAFL is encoded by the exons TTGACCCCCAACTCACTGCGTCACTTCAAACTACACTTACCTCGACTCATGAGTTCCGACTCTTCCCATCGACTCTTCCAACTCAAACTCGACCCACTCACCGGAAACTCGGAATGGGTCGTCATCGAAGACAATGACGATCTCCCTGATTGTCCCAAGGAACCACTTTTAGCTACGACGTCGTATCTCGACATGCTCAACGACTCTTGCCGGAACAAAGCCTTCCGTTCAGCCATTGAAAGAACTGTAACCAAACCTTGCCACGTGCTCGACATCGG TGCTGGAACTGGGTTGTTGTCGATGATGGCTGCGCGAGCAATGGGATTAAATGGGACTGTAACAGCatgcgaatcttatcttccaaTGGCGAAGCTGATGAGGAAAGTTTTACATCGAAACAGAATGGGGAAAGCCATCAGTCTTTTTAATAAACGTTCCGATGAACTCGAAGTCGGTGTTGATATTCCTTCTCGTGCCGATGTCCTC GTTAGTGAGATTTTGGACTCGGAGTTATTGGGGGAAGGGCTAATTCCGACTCTACAACATGCATACGATAAGCTCTTGGTGGAAAACCCGCTAACGGTGCCGTTCCGAGCTGTTACTTATGGCCAG CTGGTTGAAAGTACATACTTGTGGAAGCTACACGATTTATCCGGTATTGAAGCAAAAGTATCGGATGGTATTCATCTTGTTCCTACAGGCTCAGATAGTATTATACAAGTCAAATCACGACAGTATCCGATGCATTGTGATGCTATCAGGGAAGAAATAAAACTG CTCTCAGAACcctttgaaatatttgaatttgacttCTGGAAACGACCAGAAAGCAATGGAGAGACCAAGGTGCAGGTCAAGGTGATTGATGACGGTAACATTCATGCCATAGTTTCATG GTGGGTTCTTCAACTTGATCGTGAAGGAACAGTCTTTTATTCTACTGCCCCTAGATGGATAAATTCACCTGCTAATATAG GATATCGGGATTGGTGTGACCATTGGAAGCAGTGTGTTTGGTTCTTTCGAGGGAAAGGTATGTCTGTGTCCCAGGGAGAAGAGCTTCTTTTGGAAGCTAGTCATACAGAGACTAGTGTTTCATATAATCTCAATGTCCAAGTCCCTAAAAATGATACAAGGCAGCATGATCACAACATTCGGGATTTTCAGCTGTTATTGTCTCCGGAAAGAATTGCAATCTACGGAGACAGTAAATGGCGATCATCTGTGTTGGCAGCAGTGAGAAATGCC TTGCAGGGAAGAGTTAACCCGTTATGTGTTGTTGTTGATGATAGCATTTTCTTAACACTTCTCGCTGCAAATCTTTCAAAAACGTCTCATGTACTATCATTGTTTCCGGGGTTGAGAGAAAAAGGAGCCCAATATTTGGAAACTGTTGTTAAGGCAAACTGTTTCTCTATGGACCGTGTAGAAGTACCTGAAAAAAGGAAACCTTGTTTGACCTTGCACGATACTCGTGGGAAAAAG GTTGATATGTTGATTGGAGAACCGTATTATTATGCAAATGAAGGGATGCTTCCATGGAAGAACCTGCGGTTTTG GAAGGACCGTACCTTGCTCGACCCTGTCCTTTCAGAAGATGCGTTGATAATGCCTTGTAAAGGAATCCTAAAGGCTTGTGCTATGTCTCTCCCT GATCTTTGGAGCAGTCGCTGTTGCTTAGGTGATGTCGAAGGCTTTGACCACTCTATAGTAAACACCACCTTAGGTGCATGCGGTGAATTACCAGCACCGAAAGAGGGTCCCTTTCTTCCTTTCTCAATATGGCAATGTGGTGAAATTAAG GAGCTAAGTGAGATATTTACCATCTTAGAATTCGATTTCTCGAAACCTATAAGTTCATGTCACGGAACAGCACAG GTTAAATTCACTGAAGGTGGTGTATGCCATGGATTTGTTCTATGGGTGGATTGGATTATGGATACAGATAATTCTATTGTAATATCAACTGGACCAG AGCATAGATATTGGAAGCAAGGGGTTAAGCTTTTGAGCAAGCCAGTTGCAGTTGGGATTAATGGATGTAATAGCAATAGTGAATATGGTTCAACCATAGTGGAAGCCTTATTCGAGCCATCGAGTAGTGAACTCATCCTTAAGCATGCTTTTCTGTGA